From the genome of Malus sylvestris chromosome 6, drMalSylv7.2, whole genome shotgun sequence, one region includes:
- the LOC126625069 gene encoding uncharacterized protein LOC126625069 isoform X2 yields the protein MTDSEEDEQDFVTRKPRGATQLQELVQGRSDGDRLEVGYNSKGQPCGLAGAKLASFIGVMARTTVPITIPTWKEVESSYKKKIWDMVQKAFIVHSNSRADVLKSAAKTWRTFKSSLTCEYILKFKDQPEVLKKPPEIYDFIRQPVWDEFVRSRLTEKHMKIHEEQSRRRAKHKYPHRLSRKGYARLEEQIKSAYGITADIDRSVLWKLGRVDKKGNYTNEMVKVRADKIDEVTKAVEDGTLRTSGSNDILTIALETPEYSGRVRGVGTGISHKLYFKTPRCKTQSSQQQMMQTHLEQQSLHIEELNKKFNLIASLLTPDQLSKMQELVQSNVVQSNHISEKASCTAKKEKNETSTEKVKQGDLVEIMSKKRAKHDDVPEIMSKKRVKQKVKQKDMQEISDLNIMEKTNKIANSNEKESDIKKYFKVKQSDQQNIYDVNINNETNKIANSMEKISDIKKVQQCKLAIDTASNIVAYGSVIPLDGPIHGVPLGPMNLRVSIDVAIKEDALLPIPSCEAVNIKQAIGSHVAWPRHLVVTNDEDVTVPIIMESDLFGNEHTTFIGGDDIIQFCSMAEISTVCISIYIRQLWSTLKKNNLDGLFGFVDPGRISQKAGRKEQRSNALALRLQNCKKGQLIFAPFHWLLAIIDPYEELVYYMDSLNWIQIDPGMKDIVELALKMFKAQKGIKGRKNINWKVVKCPLQEGTVECGYYVMKYMKEIINDPNCSIITKFKEKATYTQHEIDALRIEWAEYVDDFIPIDETLD from the exons ATGACAGATtcagaagaagatgaacaagatTTTGTAACAAGGAAACCAAGAGGTGCAACTCAATTGCAAGAGTTGGTGCAAGGTAGAAGTGATGGGGATCGGTTGGAGGTTGGATATAACAGTAAAGGACAACCGTGTGGACTTGCAGGAGCAAAACTAGCTAGTTTTATTGGTGTTATGGCGCGTACCACAGTTCCAATTACAATTCCAACTTGGAAAGAAGTAGAGTCatcttataaaaaaaagatttggGACATGGTCCAG AAAGCCTTTATAGTACATTCAAACAGCAGAGCGGATGTTTTGAAGAGTGCTGCAAAGACATGGCGAACGTTCAAGAGTAGTCTAACATGTGAGTACATATTAAAGTTCAAAGATCAACCTGAAGTCTTAAAGAAACCACCAGAAATCTATGATTTCATTCGTCAGCCGGTATGGGATGAATTTGTGAGGTCGAGATTGACAGAGAAGCATATG AAAATCCATGAAGAACAATCGAGGAGGCGAGCTAAGCATAAGTACCCTCATCGACTTTCTAGAAAAGGCTATGCAAGATTGGAAGAACAAATA AAATCAGCTTATGGAATCACTGCTGACATTGACCGATCAGTGCTTTGGAAGCTTGGGCGTGTTGATAAAAAGGGAAACTATACGAATGAGATGGTGAAAGTACGCGCTGATAAAATA GATGAAGTAACTAAGGCCGTTGAAGATGGGACTTTGCGAACGTCTGGTAGTAATGACATATTGACAATTGCTTTGGAAACACCTGAATATTCGGGTCGTGTAAGAGGTGTTGGAACTGGCATCAGTCATAAATTGTACTTCAAGACTCCAAGATGCAAAACTCAATCGAGTCAACAACAAATGATGCAAACACATTTGGAGCAGCAAAGTTTACACATTGAGGAGTTAAATAAGAAGTTCAATTTGATTGCTTCTTTGTTAACTCCAGATCAGTTGAGCAAGATGCAAGAGTTAGTCCAATCTAATGTGGTACAGTCCAATCATATTTCTGAGAAAGCTAGTTGCAcagcaaagaaagaaaaaaatgaaacatcTACTGAGAAAGTGAAACAGGGTGATCTGGTGGAAATCATGTCTAAGAAGAGAGCGAAACATGACGATGTGCCGGAAATCATGTCTAAGAAGAGAGTGAAACAAAAG GTCAAGCAAAAGGATATGCAGGAAATATCTGATTTGAACATCATGGAAAAGACGAACAAAATTGCAAATTCAAACGAAAAAGAAAGTGATATCAAGAAGTATTTCAAG gTAAAGCAAAGTGACCAACAGAACATATATGATGTGAACATCAATAATGAGACAAACAAAATTGCAAATTCCATGGAAAAAATATCTGATATCAAGAAG gtaCAACAGTGCAAGCTCGCTATAGACACTGCTAGTAACATTGTTGCATATGGATCAGTCATTCCATTAGACGGGCCAATACATGGAGTTCCACTTGGGCCTATGAATCTACGTGTTTCTATTGATGTAGCAATTAAAGAAGATGCTCTTCTTCCAATACCTAGTTGTGAAGCTGTGAATATCAAACAAGCAATTGGGAGTCACGTAGCTTGGCCACGGCATCTTGTTGTGACAAATGATGAG GATGTTACAGTGCCTATCATCATGGAATCTGATCTATTTGGAAATGAGCACACAACATTTATTGGTGGAGATGACATCATTCAATTTTGTTCTATGGCTGAAATATCGACTGTTTGCATTTCAATTTACATCAG GCAACTTTGGTCAACGTTGAAGAAGAACAATCTTGATGGATTGTTTGGATTTGTAGATCCTGGCAGAATCTCTCAAAAGGCTGGCAGAAAGGAACAAAGATCAAATGCACTGGCTCTTAGATTACAGAACTGCAAAAAAGGACAATTAATTTTTGCTCC gtttcatTGGTTGTTGGCTATTATTGACCCCTATGAGGAATTAGTGTATTATATGGACTCGCTTAATTGGATACAGATAGATCCTGGAATGAAGGACATTGTTGAACT AGCACTGAAGATGTTTAAAGCTCAAAAGGGAATAAAGGGTCGAAAAAACATCAATTGGAAAGTAGTAAAG TGCCCTTTGCAAGAAGGAACTGTAGAATGTGGATATTATGTgatgaaatacatgaaggaaatcATTAATGATCCAAACTGCTCAATTATTACCAAG TTCAAAGAAAAAGCTACATACACTCAACATGAAATTGATGCGTTAAGAATAGAGTGGGCTGAGTATGTTGATGACTTCATCCCAATAGATGAAACACTAGATTAG
- the LOC126625069 gene encoding uncharacterized protein LOC126625069 isoform X1 — translation MTDSEEDEQDFVTRKPRGATQLQELVQGRSDGDRLEVGYNSKGQPCGLAGAKLASFIGVMARTTVPITIPTWKEVESSYKKKIWDMVQKAFIVHSNSRADVLKSAAKTWRTFKSSLTCEYILKFKDQPEVLKKPPEIYDFIRQPVWDEFVRSRLTEKHMKIHEEQSRRRAKHKYPHRLSRKGYARLEEQIKSAYGITADIDRSVLWKLGRVDKKGNYTNEMVKVRADKIDEVTKAVEDGTLRTSGSNDILTIALETPEYSGRVRGVGTGISHKLYFKTPRCKTQSSQQQMMQTHLEQQSLHIEELNKKFNLIASLLTPDQLSKMQELVQSNVVQSNHISEKASCTAKKEKNETSTEKVKQGDLVEIMSKKRAKHDDVPEIMSKKRVKQKVKQKDMQEISDLNIMEKTNKIANSNEKESDIKKYFKVKQSDQQNIYDVNINNETNKIANSMEKISDIKKVQQCKLAIDTASNIVAYGSVIPLDGPIHGVPLGPMNLRVSIDVAIKEDALLPIPSCEAVNIKQAIGSHVAWPRHLVVTNDESRTNPPLRQRSQKQPLALRSLMLIAQNMHKDVTVPIIMESDLFGNEHTTFIGGDDIIQFCSMAEISTVCISIYIRQLWSTLKKNNLDGLFGFVDPGRISQKAGRKEQRSNALALRLQNCKKGQLIFAPFHWLLAIIDPYEELVYYMDSLNWIQIDPGMKDIVELALKMFKAQKGIKGRKNINWKVVKCPLQEGTVECGYYVMKYMKEIINDPNCSIITKFKEKATYTQHEIDALRIEWAEYVDDFIPIDETLD, via the exons ATGACAGATtcagaagaagatgaacaagatTTTGTAACAAGGAAACCAAGAGGTGCAACTCAATTGCAAGAGTTGGTGCAAGGTAGAAGTGATGGGGATCGGTTGGAGGTTGGATATAACAGTAAAGGACAACCGTGTGGACTTGCAGGAGCAAAACTAGCTAGTTTTATTGGTGTTATGGCGCGTACCACAGTTCCAATTACAATTCCAACTTGGAAAGAAGTAGAGTCatcttataaaaaaaagatttggGACATGGTCCAG AAAGCCTTTATAGTACATTCAAACAGCAGAGCGGATGTTTTGAAGAGTGCTGCAAAGACATGGCGAACGTTCAAGAGTAGTCTAACATGTGAGTACATATTAAAGTTCAAAGATCAACCTGAAGTCTTAAAGAAACCACCAGAAATCTATGATTTCATTCGTCAGCCGGTATGGGATGAATTTGTGAGGTCGAGATTGACAGAGAAGCATATG AAAATCCATGAAGAACAATCGAGGAGGCGAGCTAAGCATAAGTACCCTCATCGACTTTCTAGAAAAGGCTATGCAAGATTGGAAGAACAAATA AAATCAGCTTATGGAATCACTGCTGACATTGACCGATCAGTGCTTTGGAAGCTTGGGCGTGTTGATAAAAAGGGAAACTATACGAATGAGATGGTGAAAGTACGCGCTGATAAAATA GATGAAGTAACTAAGGCCGTTGAAGATGGGACTTTGCGAACGTCTGGTAGTAATGACATATTGACAATTGCTTTGGAAACACCTGAATATTCGGGTCGTGTAAGAGGTGTTGGAACTGGCATCAGTCATAAATTGTACTTCAAGACTCCAAGATGCAAAACTCAATCGAGTCAACAACAAATGATGCAAACACATTTGGAGCAGCAAAGTTTACACATTGAGGAGTTAAATAAGAAGTTCAATTTGATTGCTTCTTTGTTAACTCCAGATCAGTTGAGCAAGATGCAAGAGTTAGTCCAATCTAATGTGGTACAGTCCAATCATATTTCTGAGAAAGCTAGTTGCAcagcaaagaaagaaaaaaatgaaacatcTACTGAGAAAGTGAAACAGGGTGATCTGGTGGAAATCATGTCTAAGAAGAGAGCGAAACATGACGATGTGCCGGAAATCATGTCTAAGAAGAGAGTGAAACAAAAG GTCAAGCAAAAGGATATGCAGGAAATATCTGATTTGAACATCATGGAAAAGACGAACAAAATTGCAAATTCAAACGAAAAAGAAAGTGATATCAAGAAGTATTTCAAG gTAAAGCAAAGTGACCAACAGAACATATATGATGTGAACATCAATAATGAGACAAACAAAATTGCAAATTCCATGGAAAAAATATCTGATATCAAGAAG gtaCAACAGTGCAAGCTCGCTATAGACACTGCTAGTAACATTGTTGCATATGGATCAGTCATTCCATTAGACGGGCCAATACATGGAGTTCCACTTGGGCCTATGAATCTACGTGTTTCTATTGATGTAGCAATTAAAGAAGATGCTCTTCTTCCAATACCTAGTTGTGAAGCTGTGAATATCAAACAAGCAATTGGGAGTCACGTAGCTTGGCCACGGCATCTTGTTGTGACAAATGATGAG TCGAGAACGAATCCTCCCCTCAGACAAAGATCCCAAAAACAACCTTTGGCTTTACGTTCACTTATGCTCATAGCTCAAAACATGCATAAGGATGTTACAGTGCCTATCATCATGGAATCTGATCTATTTGGAAATGAGCACACAACATTTATTGGTGGAGATGACATCATTCAATTTTGTTCTATGGCTGAAATATCGACTGTTTGCATTTCAATTTACATCAG GCAACTTTGGTCAACGTTGAAGAAGAACAATCTTGATGGATTGTTTGGATTTGTAGATCCTGGCAGAATCTCTCAAAAGGCTGGCAGAAAGGAACAAAGATCAAATGCACTGGCTCTTAGATTACAGAACTGCAAAAAAGGACAATTAATTTTTGCTCC gtttcatTGGTTGTTGGCTATTATTGACCCCTATGAGGAATTAGTGTATTATATGGACTCGCTTAATTGGATACAGATAGATCCTGGAATGAAGGACATTGTTGAACT AGCACTGAAGATGTTTAAAGCTCAAAAGGGAATAAAGGGTCGAAAAAACATCAATTGGAAAGTAGTAAAG TGCCCTTTGCAAGAAGGAACTGTAGAATGTGGATATTATGTgatgaaatacatgaaggaaatcATTAATGATCCAAACTGCTCAATTATTACCAAG TTCAAAGAAAAAGCTACATACACTCAACATGAAATTGATGCGTTAAGAATAGAGTGGGCTGAGTATGTTGATGACTTCATCCCAATAGATGAAACACTAGATTAG
- the LOC126626768 gene encoding elongation factor 1-delta-like, whose product MRDFIIISRFTEKGSCWKYSNFFFVVPFSTWIFSYITGSQASKDDLTVHAALSKPPSPEFVNVSRWYNHIAALFSAVFGEGSGVIIETGDAASTYTPPVAETKAADDVDLFGEEFVDVDLEETKGEKKVAEERVAAFVKAYTEKKEYGKSSVLLDVTTTK is encoded by the exons ATGAgggattttattattatttcgcGCTTCACAGAAAAAGGCTCTTGTTGGAAATATTCCAACTTTTTCTTTGTCGTCCCATTCTCGACGTGGATTTTCAG TTACATCACTGGCTCTCAGGCTTCCAAGGATGATCTCACTGTGCATGCAGCTCTTTCTAAGCCACCATCTCCGGAATTTGTGAATGTGTCTAGGTGGTACAACCACATCGCTGCTCTTTTTTCTGCTGTTTTTGGAGAAGGATCTGGTGTCATTATCGAGACCGGGGACGCAGCTTCTACTTATACTCCTCCTGTAGCTGAAACAAAGGCAGCTGACGATGTTGATCTCTTTGGCGAAGAGTTCGTCGATGTTGATCTCGAAGAGACCAAAGGGGAGAAGAAGGTTGCTGAAGAACGAGTGGCGGCTTTCGTCAAGGCATATACAGAGAAGAAAGAGTATGGCAAGTCATCAGTTCTGTTGGAcgtcactactacaaaatag
- the LOC126625072 gene encoding UDP-glycosyltransferase 73C6-like codes for MANEIWIVPFYGQGHLFPLVELCKQIASRDFKSVFVISSNFSSSIPSSLRQHPLVQIAEIPESSPSSDPSTPPQPTPQPLHRHHDQDNQIANGLEKLLSTRCQSSDSALPVCAVLDVMMGWTAEVFKKFEIPTVAFFTSGACSAAMEYAMWKARPLDIKSDETRLLPGLPEEMALTLSDVKRQSRGPPPHGHGGGPPTGPGAGFPPPPGHGGGSLTGPGAGFPPPPSQGVGGFPPFGPNAGMPLPGQDAVGFPPFGSGHGMPPPDPPLNGPGPGRRGHPQPGGKPPWTEDADRSIALMINTCDDLERPFLKYIADQIGKPVWGVGPLLPEQYWKSAGSILHDREFRNSTRRSNITEDEVVEWLDSKSSGSVLYVSFGSTVAPTVEEYKVLAEALISSTRPFIWVVQSGSCRPPGPQGAGSEVEEGYYPHGMEARVGKRGLIIHGWAPQLLILSHPSTGGFLSHCGWNSTVEAIGRGVPILAWPIRGDQYHDANLVASFLKVGYHIPIPDEKILIKKEDIVKGIEMLMSDEDMKRRALELSEKFEHRFPTSSVAALDAFRDFVAQKPNAASL; via the coding sequence ATGGCGAATGAGATATGGATCGTTCCATTTTATGGGCAGGGACATCTCTTCCCGCTAGTGGAGCTCTGCAAACAAATAGCCTCCCGAGACTTCAAATCCGTTTTCGTTATTTCTTCCAACTTCTCCTCTTCCATCCCCTCTTCCCTCCGCCAGCACCCGCTTGTCCAAATCGCCGAAATCCCCGAATCGAGCCCATCGTCTGATCCATCAACGCCGCCTCAGCCAACTCCTCAGCCACTCCACCGCCACCACGATCAGGACAACCAGATAGCTAACGGTCTTGAGAAACTCCTTTCGACCCGATGCCAGAGTTCGGATTCTGCGCTGCCCGTATGTGCCGTGCTTGACGTCATGATGGGCTGGACTGCCGAAGTTTTTAAGAAATTTGAAATTCCAACCGTAGCTTTCTTCACCTCTGGTGCTTGCTCTGCCGCCATGGAGTATGCCATGTGGAAGGCTCGGCCCTTGGATATCAAATCCGACGAGACCCGTTTGCTCCCCGGGTTACCCGAGGAAATGGCTCTCACTCTATCTGATGTTAAACGACAGTCTCGCGGACCACCGCCACACGGTCATGGTGGCGGCCCACCAACAGGGCCAGGTGCAGGTTTTCCTCCGCCACCCGGTCATGGTGGCGGCTCACTAACAGGGCCAGGAGCAGGTTTTCCTCCGCCACCGAGCCAAGGTGTAGGTGGCTTTCCTCCATTTGGCCCAAATGCAGGTATGCCTCTGCCGGGCCAAGATGCAGTTGGTTTTCCTCCATTTGGATCGGGGCACGGTATGCCTCCACCCGACCCGCCCCTTAATGGACCTGGCCCGGGAAGAAGGGGCCATCCGCAGCCAGGAGGTAAACCCCCGTGGACAGAAGATGCTGACCGATCTATTGCGTTGATGATCAATACGTGTGATGATCTGGAGCGTCCATTCCTTAAGTACATTGCGGATCAAATTGGAAAACCGGTCTGGGGAGTTGGCCCGCTTTTGCccgaacaatactggaaatcggCCGGTTCAATTCTCCACGACCGCGAGTTCCGAAACAGCACCCGACGGTCAAACATCACCGAAGACGAGGTGGTCGAGTGGCTAGACTCGAAGTCGTCCGGATCAGTACTCTACGTGTCATTTGGCAGCACGGTAGCACCTACAGTGGAGGAGTACAAAGTACTGGCAGAGGCATTGATATCATCCACCCGGCCCTTCATATGGGTGGTCCAATCCGGTTCGTGCAGACCGCCCGGTCCCCAAGGGGCCGGTTCGGAAGTCGAAGAAGGATACTATCCACACGGAATGGAGGCTCGAGTGGGGAAAAGAGGTTTGATAATACACGGGTGGGCCCCACAGCTGCTGATCCTAAGCCATCCATCAACGGGTGGATTTTTATCACACTGTGGATGGAATTCAACTGTGGAGGCAATCGGGCGTGGGGTCCCGATCCTAGCGTGGCCAATCAGAGGGGACCAATACCATGATGCCAATTTGGTGGCGAGCTTTCTGAAAGTAGGGTATCATATCCCTATTCCTGACGAGAAAATATTAATTAAGAAGGAAGATATAGTGAAGGGAATCGAGATGCTGATGAGTGACGAGGACATGAAACGACGAGCTTTGGAGCTGAGTGAGAAATTTGAGCACAGATTTCCAACAAGTTCGGTTGCTGCTTTGGATGCTTTTAGAGATTTTGTTGCCCAAAAGCCAAACGCTGCTTCTTTGTGA
- the LOC126625071 gene encoding UDP-glycosyltransferase 73D1-like, producing MANEIWIVPFFGQGHLFPLMELCKQIASRDFKSVFVISSNFSSSVPSSLRQHPLVQIAEIPESIPSSDPSTPPQPTPPPLHRHHDQHNQMAIGLEKLLSTRCQGSDSAPPVCAVLDVMMGWTAEVFKKFEIPTVAFFTSGACSAAMEYAMWKAQPLDIKSDETRLLDGLPEEMALTLSDVKRQSRGPPPHGHGGGPPTGPGAGFPPPPGHGGGSLTGPAAGFPPQPSQGVGGFPPFGPNAGMPLPGQDAVGFPPFGPGHGMPPPDPPLNGPGPGRRGPPQPGGKPPWTEDADRSIALMINTCDDLERPFLKYIADQIGKPVWGVGPLLPEQYWKSAGSILHDREFRTSTRRSNITEDEVVEWLDSKPSGSVLYVSFGSEVGPTVEEYKVLAEALESSTQPFIWVVQSGSGRPPGPPRGGSDRPQGLSRASSEGEEGYYPHGMEARVGKRGLIIHGWAPQLLILSHPSTGGFLSHCGWNSTVEAIGRGVPILAWPIRGDQYHDAKLVASFLKVGYHIPIPDEKILIKKEDIGKGIEMLISDEDMKRRALELSEKFEHGFPTSSVAALDAFRDFVAQKPKAASS from the coding sequence ATGGCGAATGagatatggatcgttccttttTTTGGGCAGGGACATCTCTTCCCGCTAATGGAGCTCTGCAAGCAAATAGCCTCCCGAGACTTCAAATCCGTTTTCGTTATTTCttccaacttctcctcctccgtCCCCTCTTCCCTCCGCCAACACCCTCTTGTCCAAATCGCCGAAATCCCTGAATCAATCCCATCCTCTGATCCTTCAACGCCGCCTCAGCCAACTCCTCCGCCGCTCCACCGCCACCACGATCAGCACAACCAGATGGCTATCGGTCTTGAGAAACTCCTCTCGACCCGATGCCAGGGTTCGGATTCTGCGCCGCCCGTATGTGCCGTGCTTGACGTCATGATGGGCTGGACTGCCGAAGTTTTTAAGAAATTTGAAATTCCAACCGTAGCTTTCTTCACCTCTGGTGCTTGCTCTGCCGCCATGGAGTATGCCATGTGGAAGGCTCAGCCCTTGGATATCAAATCCGACGAGACCCGTTTGCTCGACGGGTTACCCGAGGAAATGGCTCTCACTCTATCTGATGTTAAACGACAGTCTCGCGGACCACCGCCACACGGTCATGGTGGCGGCCCACCAACAGGGCCAGGTGCAGGTTTTCCTCCGCCACCCGGTCATGGTGGCGGCTCACTAACAGGGCCAGCTGCAGGTTTTCCTCCGCAACCGAGCCAAGGTGTAGGTGGCTTTCCTCCATTTGGCCCAAATGCAGGTATGCCTCTGCCGGGCCAAGATGCAGTTGGTTTTCCTCCATTTGGACCGGGGCACGGTATGCCTCCACCCGACCCGCCTCTTAATGGACCTGGCCCGGGAAGAAGGGGCCCTCCGCAACCAGGAGGTAAACCACCGTGGACAGAAGATGCTGACCGATCTATTGCGTTGATGATCAATACGTGTGATGATCTGGAGCGTCCATTCCTTAAGTACATTGCGGATCAAATTGGAAAACCAGTCTGGGGAGTTGGCCCGCTTTTGCccgaacaatactggaaatcggCCGGTTCAATTCTCCACGACCGCGAGTTCCGAACCAGCACCCGACGGTCAAACATCACCGAAGACGAGGTGGTCGAGTGGCTAGACTCGAAGCCGTCCGGATCAGTACTCTACGTGTCATTCGGCAGCGAGGTGGGACCTACAGTGGAGGAGTACAAAGTATTGGCTGAGGCATTGGAATCATCCACCCAGCCTTTCATATGGGTGGTCCAATCCGGTTCGGGTAGACCGCCGGGTCCTCCGCGGGGCGGTTCAGACAGACCGCAAGGTCTCTCGCGGGCCAGTTCGGAAGGTGAAGAAGGATACTATCCACACGGAATGGAGGCTCGAGTGGGGAAAAGAGGTTTGATAATACACGGATGGGCCCCACAGCTGCTGATCCTAAGCCATCCATCAACAGGTGGATTTTTATCACATTGTGGATGGAATTCAACAGTGGAGGCAATCGGACGTGGGGTCCCGATCCTAGCGTGGCCAATCAGAGGGGACCAATACCACGATGCCAAATTGGTGGCGAGCTTTCTGAAAGTAGGGTATCATATCCCTATTCCTGACGAGAAAATATTAATTAAGAAGGAAGATATAGGGAAGGGAATCGAGATGCTGATAAGTGACGAAGACATGAAACGACGAGCTTTGGAGCTGAGTGAGAAATTTGAGCATGGATTTCCAACAAGTTCGGTTGCTGCTTTGGATGCTTTTAGAGATTTTGTTGCCCAAAAGCCAAAAGCAGCTTCTTCGTGA
- the LOC126625070 gene encoding protein ENHANCED DISEASE RESISTANCE 2 isoform X2: protein MSLIRNNCILICVQHQGSQVTNGNKYISFEYKSGMDNGRTASSSDHESQFSAQEDEDDAHPNLMRRTTIGNGPPETILDWTRDSDLTNQSNNNQAFSKKHWRLLQCQNGLRIFEELLEVDYLPRSCSRAMKAVGVVEATCEEIFELVMSMDRTRFEWDCSFQYGSLVEEVDGHTAVLYHKLQLDWFPMVVWPRDLCYVRYWRRNDDGSYVVLFRSREHENCGPQPGYVRAHIESGGFNISPLKPRNGRPRTQVQHLMQIDLKGWGVSYVPSFQQHCLLQVLNSVAGLREWFSQTDERNAPPRIPVMVNMSSASVSSRKGQKLHDFSVNSANRNSVMMDEYSDEDEEFQIAEAEQEAYQNGLENDMKKTAVEEEPADQIDLSCFSGNLRRDDHDNARDCWNVSDGCNFRVRSKHFCYDKSKIPAGKHLMDLVAVDWFKDTKRMDHVARRQGCAAQVASEKGLFSLIVNLQVPASTHYSMVFYFVTKELVPGSLLQRFVDGDDEFRTSRLKLIPSVKKGSWIVRQSVGSTPCLLGKAVDCNYIRGPKYLEIDVDIGSSTVANGVLGLVIGVITSLVVDMAFLVQANSTDELPERLIGAVRVSHIDLKSAIVPKLEPDPS from the exons ATGTCATTGATCAG GAATAATTGCATATTGATCTGTGTGCAGCATCAAGGTTCACAAGTTACAAATGGTAACAAATATATTTCTTTCGAATACAAATCTGGCATGGATAATGGGAGGACTGCTTCCTCATCCGACCATGAAAGTCA ATTTAGCGCccaggaagatgaagatgatgctCATCCTAATTTGATGAGGAGAACAACAATTGGAAATG GTCCTCCAGAAACAATATTAGACTGGACGAGAGATTCAGATCTGACAAACCAGAGTAACAACAACCAAGCATTTTCCAAAAAGCATTGGCGTCTTCTCCAGTGCCAAAATG GACTCCGCATTTTTGAAGAGCTTCTTGAAGTAGATTACCTT CCAAGGAGTTGCAGTAGAGCCATGAAGGCTGTTGGAGTGGTGGAGGCTACTTGTGAAGAAATTTTTGAGCTTGTGATGAGCATGGACAGAACACGGTTTGA GTGGGATTGCAGTTTCCAGTATGGTAGCTTAGTTGAGGAGGTTGATGGACATACGGCAGTACTTTACCATAAGCTTCAGCTAGACTGGTTCCCAAT GGTTGTGTGGCCGCGTGACCTTTGCTATGTGCGCTATTGGCGTCGAAATGATGACGGGAGCTATG TTGTGTTATTTCGTTCTAGGGAGCATGAGAACTGTGGTCCACAGCCTGGATATGTGCGGGCACATATTGAGA GTGGAGGTTTCAACATTTCCCCTCTTAAACCTCGAAATGGGAGGCCTAGAACTCAGGTGCAGCATTTGATGCAGATTGATTTGAAAGGATGGGGTGTGAGTTATGTCCCATCCTTTCAACAGCATTGTCTTCTTCAGGTGTTGAATAGTGTTGCTG GACTACGTGAGTGGTTTTCCCAAACAGATGAAAGGAATGCTCCTCCAAGAATCCCCGTTATGGTCAATATGTCCTCGGCTTCTGTTTCTTCACGTAAGGGGCAAAAGTTGCATGATTTTTCTGTTAATTCCGCAAACAGAAATTCTGTGATGATGGATGAATACTCGGACGAAGATGAAGAATTTCAAATTGCTGAGGCTGAACAAGAG GCATACCAAAATGGTCTTGAGAACGATATGAAGAAGACAG CCGTAGAAGAAGAACCAGCTGATCAAATTGATTTATCCTGTTTTTCGGGTAACCTACGGCGTGATGACCATGATAATGCTCGTGATTGCTGGAATGTTTCTGATGGGTGCAACTTCAGAGTTCGCAGCAAGCATTTTTGTTATGATAAGTCAAAG ATTCCTGCAGGGAAGCATTTAATGGATCTTGTTGCTGTTGATTGGTTTAAAGACACAAAAAGAATGGACCATGTTGCTCGGCGTCAGGGATGTGCAGCACAG GTTGCCTCAGAAAAAGGGCTTTTCTCTCTAATTGTTAATTTGCAA GTCCCAGCATCAACACATTACAGTatggtattttattttgtaacaaAGGAATTAGTACCTGGATCCCTCTTGCAACGGTTtgttgatggtgatgatgaatTTCGTACAAGCAGACTGAAGCTTATTCCGTCTGTTAAAAAG GGTTCATGGATTGTCCGCCAGAGTGTTGGAAGCACTCCTTGTTTGTTGGGAAAAGCTGTTGATTGCAACTATATCCGTGGTCCTAAGTACTTAGAA ATTGATGTGGATATTGGTTCATCTACTGTTGCTAATGGGGTTTTGGGGCTGGTAATTGGCGTAATTACCTCATTGGTGGTTGACATGGCTTTCCTTGTACAG GCAAACAGTACAGATGAATTGCCAGAGAGGCTAATTGGTGCCGTTCGTGTTTCTCATATAGATCTCAAATCCGCCATTGTACCAAAGCTGGAACCGGATCCATCATGA